From the genome of Tachysurus fulvidraco isolate hzauxx_2018 chromosome 14, HZAU_PFXX_2.0, whole genome shotgun sequence:
CAAGCTGCCTAAATGTCCCCATGCCTGAAATAAGCTGACAAAAATATCACACAATACCAGTGGGGCCCAACACTGAAATAGTTGGCCTCTTATAcgttataatgtttaatatattagAAAATGCCATATAAAACTTTTAGAAGAAACAACAATTTCTAATAAGGGTCTATTTTGACATAGCACTGTTAtcgtttacatttaaatagtttCTAGTGAAAGTGTCATATTTAATTGAAAGGAGACCTTTATAAAATAACGaaagtattttttaaagcaTGGTCTATTTCCCTCCTTTTGACAAGCACAGGTGACCCAGCCATAATGAAACTGTTAAATAATCTACGTTTAGCAGTTCCACCTTCACACAGTATGCAAAATGTGATTAATTAACCAAAACCATTTAAAGAAAGACTATTTGCCATTATTGAACTATTCTAAATATTTGGAGTTTGAATAAAATCATTGTCAAATTTAAACATGGAAACAATATGTACAGTGAGGTAACCAGGAAGCTActgcattttaatatataattttgcttCAAGTCTACCCAAAGTATGTCTACAACCAAAAAAGAGAACCTGTGTATTGTCTAACATGTTTATGAGAACTTGGCAGCTTGTGGAGGGGGTCCCAAAAACCCTCCAGCTTGTTTGGTGGCTGCACGAGATGGAGCCAAGCCCAGCATCTTCTGGATGTTCTGAATGAGAGACAGGAAAAGTATTTTTCACTACAACTGAGATAATAAATAcactacacatatacagtagtattAATTGCAACCTTATCATGCAGTTTCAACGCACAGATTTTCTAAGAGATTATAGCCAACACATAACTGAAGCCGTTGAATCACACTCTTGTGACTTTCCTCTTTGAACCTGTGGCAAAGGTGTTGAGCATTACCTGTCTAATAGACATGGTGCACAGAATATAGAGGAAGATGAAAGAGCAGTCAGTGTAATCTTCACCCAGAAGATTGCGATGAGAAAGGCCTTGGATGTAGGACAAGGGAACAAACGGTAGCTTTGCTACAACCCGCCCATCAAAgctgaagagaaataaaaattggaAAGTAAATCTGATGCTTAAATCATTGGATCTGCATTCAACTCTATTAGGAACAAACAACTTATCTGTGGACTAATacttaaaaataatcataatcaaCTTACATTGAATTGAACATGCCCATTAATGCTGTAAAGCAGAAACCAATGGCAAACATGGACTTCATTCTGACCTATGatgaaaaataatttctgtttAAGGCAGCGAgttgaaatacaaaaaaaataaaaataaaatgaagatatAAATGACATGGTAGCTGTATCAAATAAGATTGTTTCACCATTGACAGGTCTCGGTTGTTGTTCTTGAGTTTCTCCTCTTGCCTTTCTGTTTGaccagagcaaaaaaaaaaaattaaaattaaaacttaaaattTATTTCTACCTCTTTTAGCATTCTGCACAACTGTCATTCCACAGAACAAATAACACCAATATTACGGAAGGAAAATATATATGGGCAGGTTTCTCTTACTCATgctgtaaattttttttaacacatctgGTGTTATGCATGTAATTGCAATTTGGCAATACAAATagcattattttttcttttgtgaaagCCATTCTTAAAGACTATCTGAAAGTGTTTCCTTACATATTGGGACATATGGCACCTTCTGTACAATATTATatcgtttgctgttttgcacaatcctttacattatctcagggacctgctgctataacactgtgttcattctagtatttctgCACTCGCAATATTGTTTGACCATACAGCATTTACACCGGTCagagctgtttctgtttattgtcttttgagtattttcttgtaattttttgtctgcactgtcttttttcctgtctgcactgtttacaccaggttgcacagttgcactttatatatctaagactaacttactaagtccttagcattgtctttgttttatgtagcaccatggtcctcaAGAAACGATgcctcatttcactgtgtactgctatatatggttgaaatgacaataaaagcttcttgacttgactattaACTGCACAGTGGAGGCTTAGCAGTGCTCTGAACTCTGTATGCTGTGAGATCAGATCCCATTCATATCAAATCTTGCCACTGTTGGGTTTCTGAACACTACTCTAAGCCATCAGTTACTCATCTCAACTGTAACTAAGCTGgaaaggataaaaaataatattggtaaataaataaaatcgtGCAGCTTTTCACTTGCCGATCTTTTTCTTCTGTTGACGTCCAGCAGACTCTGTAATcgtctctttcttcttctccacttaaaacacataagaaaaaaaaaaagaaatgaactcAAAGGATCTGTAGATGCTCATGGCATcaatcacagtgtttatatgcAATTAGATGCCAATTTTAGTTAATACTTACgctttttgctttgcttttctaCTTCAGCTTTGAGCCTCTTGTACTTGTCTGTGCGGTAAACTAACACCCATGTTATACCTGAACAATTCAAAAACAAAGAAGACATCAAGCTCGAAAAAATCACTAAACTAGTTAGACATATGTGGTTAAACTGATCCATGTATCGCTATGTGTCGCTAACTGCATGCAATTTATCTCCTGACCTCGTCAAATAGTAACGTTTAATTACCTTCAGCCAGCAACGCGGTGCAAACAGATATGAAGACGATAAGTATCGTGTCTGCGAACATAGTAGTCATTTTGTACAGCTTTGGGATTATATCACCACACTATAGCTAACGGTGGATATCCCAGTCAAAGTTAAGCGTCAGCATTACGTGACATCATCAATATGCGACTGTTTGTATTCATTCATGGTGTCGCTCTCTAGTGGTCAGTatttttttggtgtttattttatttcattcaattctattttactattttactattcaattctattttttatttatttatttatttatttttttaccaatttataattttaattttaaggttttttttaaataataaataatttataatttttaaaaaaaataatctttaaataatttaaacaaaatatgttGTTCTGAGAGATCTTTTAGTTGTTCTGTGACATTGCTATCAGAATCAGACTATCTGAATATGCAGTAAAAGTAagtacagtgaaattatttgCTTTGCATACATAAGTTTTTGGTTCTTAGTATCAGAGAGGCTGGAATCCTTATCGTTGGAGATGGCGGTAAGTTTTCTATCAGCAAGGAAGAAAATTAGAATAAATCAAAATTGCAAAAAGTGTAGGAACACCAATGAACACCAAGGTTGACATCTGTATACAATACAGAAACTAGTTGGGTCAGT
Proteins encoded in this window:
- the tmco1 gene encoding calcium load-activated calcium channel is translated as MTTMFADTILIVFISVCTALLAEGITWVLVYRTDKYKRLKAEVEKQSKKLEKKKETITESAGRQQKKKIERQEEKLKNNNRDLSMVRMKSMFAIGFCFTALMGMFNSIFDGRVVAKLPFVPLSYIQGLSHRNLLGEDYTDCSFIFLYILCTMSIRQNIQKMLGLAPSRAATKQAGGFLGPPPQAAKFS